A region of Reichenbachiella carrageenanivorans DNA encodes the following proteins:
- a CDS encoding SO2930 family diheme c-type cytochrome, with translation MRSVLFALSFFFFACQQKQTKQTIIPVPLGTDQSITEQIQYASVGKTRLSDYGFFEGRLADLKPSEQVMPYELNTPLFSDYALKKRFIYLPKGEKIGYQEKNVLDFPVGTVLIKNFYYSARQLGNIADKILETRLLIHERDGWKALPYIWNTQQTEAYLEITGGLLPTSLQNKGVVHYTVPDMNQCKSCHDKSGTMTPIGPTVRQLNRKAVASDTNQMLLLADKGWIGLPDHTLPQLAVWNDPASGSLNERARAYLDINCAHCHNDQGPAKNSGLNLTYFETDPYRLGVNKKPVAAGRGSGNLKYGIVPKKPGGSILIHRMQTTEPGTMMPELGRSLPHDEGIALIREWIEKM, from the coding sequence ATGAGAAGTGTACTATTCGCTTTGTCGTTCTTCTTTTTTGCTTGTCAGCAAAAACAAACTAAACAAACCATAATCCCAGTCCCTCTAGGCACAGATCAAAGCATTACAGAGCAAATACAATATGCCTCCGTGGGCAAAACCAGACTATCTGACTATGGTTTTTTTGAGGGGCGATTGGCAGACCTGAAACCAAGTGAGCAGGTCATGCCATATGAACTCAATACACCTCTATTTTCTGATTATGCCTTAAAGAAACGGTTCATTTATTTACCGAAAGGGGAAAAAATAGGCTATCAAGAAAAAAATGTACTCGATTTTCCTGTGGGCACAGTTTTGATCAAAAACTTCTACTACAGTGCTCGTCAACTAGGTAACATTGCTGACAAAATATTAGAAACCAGATTGCTCATTCACGAAAGAGATGGATGGAAGGCTCTGCCATATATCTGGAACACCCAACAGACAGAAGCCTATCTAGAAATCACAGGCGGACTTCTCCCTACATCACTCCAAAACAAAGGGGTAGTACACTATACCGTCCCTGATATGAACCAATGCAAAAGCTGCCACGACAAAAGTGGTACAATGACACCCATCGGGCCTACGGTAAGACAGCTCAACCGAAAAGCTGTGGCCTCCGACACCAACCAAATGCTCCTGCTGGCTGACAAAGGATGGATAGGCCTACCCGATCACACACTTCCCCAACTCGCCGTGTGGAACGACCCTGCCAGTGGCTCACTTAACGAACGCGCCCGAGCTTATCTGGATATCAACTGTGCGCATTGCCACAATGATCAAGGCCCTGCTAAAAATTCTGGATTGAATCTGACCTATTTCGAAACCGACCCATATCGGCTAGGGGTCAACAAAAAGCCTGTGGCTGCAGGACGTGGCTCTGGCAATCTAAAATATGGTATTGTACCTAAGAAACCCGGGGGGTCTATTTTAATACATCGTATGCAAACCACTGAGCCAGGCACGATGATGCCCGAACTGGGTAGAAGTCTCCCCCATGACGAAGGAATCGCATTGATCCGAGAATGGATTGAGAAAATGTAA
- a CDS encoding M24 family metallopeptidase, with product MNRRKFIENSALAGSALALVGTTACASEAPTTASKLNLKPMTDGVEFINTQDRIQRVEKASRLMQKNGFDAIFIESGTSLDYFSGIQWWASERMTGLLLFSDGTIQYVCPAFEQERLHEKITIKGEIYIWQEHESPFALVAKLIKDKGHALGTLGIEENVRFFQSDGIAAHLPQATIINAKPITAGCRAIKTRKELALMKKANEITLEGYRIGFSKLKEGMSQYDLSATVAEACSALGATDAGWAGSMFGAFTAFPHGSKTAQQLKEGDLVLIDGGCKLDGYQADITRTTIFGKPSQRQQDIWNIVKEAQTAVYEQAKAGVPCELLDATARAIVNKYGFGGGYENFFHRVGHGIGMDFHEWEYLVKGNQTIMQPGMCFSNEPGIYIYGELGVRLEDCFYITEDGYEAFTPQSPSIENPI from the coding sequence GTGAATCGAAGAAAATTTATAGAAAATAGTGCCCTAGCAGGATCTGCATTGGCTTTAGTAGGCACTACTGCCTGCGCAAGTGAAGCACCAACTACCGCAAGCAAACTAAACCTCAAACCCATGACCGACGGGGTGGAGTTTATCAACACACAAGATCGAATCCAGCGAGTAGAAAAAGCATCCCGTCTCATGCAAAAAAATGGTTTTGATGCCATTTTTATAGAATCTGGCACATCACTCGACTACTTTTCTGGTATACAGTGGTGGGCTAGCGAGCGAATGACTGGCCTACTCTTATTCTCAGACGGTACCATTCAGTATGTATGTCCAGCGTTTGAACAAGAGCGATTGCATGAGAAGATCACCATCAAAGGAGAAATTTACATCTGGCAGGAGCATGAAAGCCCTTTCGCGCTAGTAGCCAAGCTCATCAAAGACAAAGGTCACGCTCTCGGCACATTAGGCATCGAAGAAAACGTCAGGTTTTTCCAATCCGACGGCATAGCCGCACACCTACCGCAAGCCACTATCATCAACGCCAAACCCATTACCGCTGGGTGTCGAGCCATCAAAACCCGAAAAGAACTGGCACTGATGAAAAAAGCCAACGAAATAACGCTAGAAGGCTACCGAATTGGGTTTTCAAAACTAAAAGAAGGCATGTCGCAATATGACCTAAGTGCCACCGTAGCCGAAGCATGTTCTGCACTCGGAGCTACAGATGCAGGCTGGGCAGGGTCTATGTTTGGTGCATTCACGGCTTTCCCACATGGTAGCAAAACTGCCCAACAGCTCAAGGAAGGTGATTTGGTCTTGATAGATGGAGGGTGCAAGCTAGACGGGTATCAAGCAGACATTACCAGAACGACTATTTTTGGGAAACCCTCCCAGCGCCAACAAGACATATGGAATATAGTGAAAGAAGCACAGACCGCAGTATATGAACAAGCCAAAGCCGGGGTGCCCTGTGAACTGCTCGATGCAACAGCTAGAGCGATAGTAAACAAATATGGTTTTGGTGGTGGTTATGAAAACTTCTTCCATCGTGTAGGACATGGTATCGGTATGGATTTTCACGAGTGGGAGTACCTTGTAAAAGGGAATCAAACGATCATGCAACCTGGCATGTGTTTTTCAAACGAACCTGGAATTTATATCTATGGTGAATTAGGTGTCCGGTTGGAAGATTGTTTTTACATCACCGAAGATGGTTATGAAGCCTTCACTCCACAAAGCCCATCCATAGAAAATCCGATATAG
- a CDS encoding PorP/SprF family type IX secretion system membrane protein — protein sequence MKLIKGLYIVVLVCMCQLAIAQQRPVFSTYPYNGLALNPAYAGSLNMFSAILTNRNQWVNIDGAPVFQSLTAHTTLKEKNVGVGLNVVRDAVGVHEQYSVYGSFAYKIRMRKGILSMGLQGGFDQRASNLDDINWLDQSDPLSVYTKTFNPNFGMGIYFANRDYFIGASIPYFLTPDVIDGGGDGAIPSDGKASRYYYITAGFVKDLNRNLKINPSILVRLQDNSPAAFDLNLNFIINEIVYAGVSYRYQDSFSIMTQLVLNENFRLGYAYDIPTGSLGEYTAGSHEIFINYRIPLKFGKKDGLCPVYF from the coding sequence ATGAAACTGATAAAAGGATTATATATAGTAGTATTGGTATGTATGTGTCAGCTGGCGATAGCTCAGCAGCGACCCGTATTTTCAACTTACCCGTACAATGGGCTCGCACTTAATCCTGCCTACGCAGGGAGCTTAAACATGTTTTCGGCCATACTGACAAACAGAAATCAATGGGTCAATATCGACGGCGCACCTGTATTTCAGTCACTCACGGCACACACTACATTGAAAGAAAAAAATGTAGGTGTTGGCTTGAATGTAGTACGAGACGCAGTGGGGGTACATGAGCAGTATAGTGTATATGGTAGTTTTGCCTATAAGATCAGAATGCGAAAAGGTATCCTATCCATGGGACTACAAGGAGGGTTCGATCAGCGGGCTTCCAATCTGGATGACATCAATTGGCTTGACCAATCCGATCCCCTTTCTGTTTATACCAAAACTTTCAATCCTAATTTTGGTATGGGGATTTATTTTGCCAACAGAGATTATTTTATTGGAGCTTCAATCCCCTATTTTCTTACTCCAGATGTGATCGATGGTGGTGGAGATGGTGCCATTCCCTCTGACGGAAAGGCTTCCCGATATTATTATATCACAGCAGGATTTGTAAAGGATCTTAATCGTAATTTGAAAATTAATCCTTCTATCTTGGTTCGATTACAAGATAATTCTCCAGCTGCATTTGACCTCAATTTAAATTTCATTATCAATGAGATTGTCTATGCAGGAGTTTCTTACCGCTATCAAGATTCTTTTTCTATCATGACGCAATTGGTACTCAATGAAAATTTTAGACTTGGCTATGCCTACGACATCCCTACAGGAAGTCTGGGAGAATACACTGCTGGATCTCATGAGATATTCATCAATTATAGAATACCATTGAAGTTTGGTAAAAAAGACGGCCTTTGCCCAGTCTATTTCTAA
- a CDS encoding parallel beta-helix domain-containing protein: protein MKTTSFALILLGLVSCTKTAEYNPERNFSNNQKSILTSFILAQDSSVIELPAGHFQFDKSLILEGKSNVTIKGQGKDKTILSFKNQTQGAEGIRVANCKNITLRGFGIEDAAGDNIKVTDTDHILFEELMVGWTGKVDSTNGAYGLYPVICSNVTVRNCIVMGASDAGIYVGQSDTVLIEGNTTYWNVAGIESENSKEVIVRNNISYDNTGGILVFDLPGLTQYGNNIEVYGNNVYENNRENFAPLGNMVSVTPPGTGILILATKGVKIHNNTIRNNKTIAVGMVSYALLEAMGGDQNTGGGGSREELEKQNQLDVNYDPYVGNIHVYDNTYENTYLLPNLNNDFGKLFLLKFGASLPQVAWDGLQSPNYYLADGSINPSYVICVNEAEEVKTVNLDASNEFAGLEENPAIFNCN, encoded by the coding sequence ATGAAAACGACCTCTTTCGCCCTTATCCTACTGGGCTTAGTCTCATGTACCAAAACCGCTGAATACAACCCCGAACGAAATTTCTCCAATAATCAAAAGTCGATTTTAACCTCATTTATCTTAGCCCAAGACAGTAGCGTTATCGAACTACCAGCAGGGCATTTTCAGTTTGACAAAAGTTTGATTTTGGAAGGAAAGTCAAACGTAACCATCAAAGGACAAGGTAAAGACAAAACGATACTCTCATTCAAAAACCAAACACAAGGAGCAGAAGGGATACGAGTGGCCAATTGCAAAAACATAACACTGCGGGGCTTTGGTATCGAAGATGCTGCTGGCGACAACATCAAAGTAACAGATACTGACCATATCCTCTTCGAAGAACTAATGGTGGGTTGGACTGGCAAAGTAGACTCTACCAATGGTGCCTACGGCCTCTACCCCGTGATATGCTCCAATGTAACAGTAAGAAACTGTATCGTAATGGGAGCTAGTGATGCTGGCATCTATGTAGGACAATCCGACACCGTACTGATCGAAGGCAATACCACCTACTGGAATGTGGCAGGTATAGAAAGTGAAAACTCAAAAGAGGTCATTGTACGAAACAATATCTCGTATGACAATACAGGTGGCATACTCGTATTTGACCTACCAGGCTTAACACAATATGGCAACAATATAGAAGTATATGGCAACAATGTCTATGAAAACAACAGAGAGAACTTTGCCCCTCTAGGCAATATGGTCAGCGTCACTCCCCCAGGTACTGGCATCCTAATTCTTGCAACTAAAGGGGTGAAAATTCATAACAATACCATTCGCAACAATAAAACCATAGCCGTAGGCATGGTCAGCTATGCCTTGCTAGAAGCCATGGGTGGCGATCAAAATACAGGCGGTGGTGGTAGTCGCGAAGAACTCGAAAAGCAAAATCAGCTAGATGTAAACTACGACCCTTATGTAGGCAATATCCATGTATATGACAACACCTACGAAAACACCTACCTCTTACCCAATTTGAACAATGACTTTGGCAAATTGTTTCTGTTAAAATTTGGCGCAAGCCTCCCTCAAGTCGCTTGGGACGGACTACAAAGTCCTAATTACTACTTAGCGGATGGTAGTATCAATCCTTCCTATGTCATTTGTGTGAATGAGGCCGAAGAAGTAAAAACCGTAAACCTTGATGCTTCGAATGAGTTTGCTGGACTGGAGGAAAACCCCGCCATTTTCAATTGCAATTGA